A stretch of Kiritimatiellia bacterium DNA encodes these proteins:
- a CDS encoding alpha amylase C-terminal domain-containing protein produces the protein MGPIPYADAAGTGYTFRVWAPNATAVGIKGEFTGWGTTALTSEGGGLWSRDINGAQAGDEYKVRINNSFDKRDPRARVVVNSVGNSILYDPDAFDWGSGSFSTPYRNELVIYEMHPGTYNAEAWVPSSFDTVIERLDHLQNLGVNAVEVMPPCEFPGDKSWGYNSSDPFTVESALGGPDAFKRFVKACHERGIAVLVDVVHNHYGPSDLDLWTFDGWSQNGLGGIYFYNEYAKANTWWGNTRPDFGRSEVQDYIRDQIFMWLEEYRVDGFRWDSVFNIVYYNNGANHNADGEAMLRDINWEMGQSYPGKIRIAEDHAFDYSMNFDSQWHVGFHDDLKYQVTRSSDADRSMSTVASLLNGWPSHNRVIFSESHDTVGDLNSKVRLPRDIDAGNPDSIWARRRALLAAGIVMTAPGVPMLFQGQEMHETWTFSAEQSLRWSLTNTYSGIVRAYGDMIRLRRNLAGATGGLKGTGINVHHIDNANKVIAYTRWDAGGGADDVVVVANFSVNNWTNNSYSIQFPSAGTWYSHFNGDSTNYQADFGHIGPASVVAAGSPPTAAVNMGMYSVQIFSKEEHVTPGEVSFDPAAPGGCVEVKITYDPLDHPLKDAAQVNIYLGRNEWQDVVDVPMSNHVGGTWEYTHTIAPGTYRLDLAFNDGAGTWDNNIGADWQLSVSGCGGGTPAEVTVSPPAPQGCVPVTITYRENEGPLTNAANVYLYIGHDGWLDASSPGTAMTESPAGTWTAAYSIPAGARRLNFVFHDGAGTWDNHYDQNWSVAVTNCWPAPPGIALTNPVGTISVPHDTSQYTLSGTATVATAGFLAWSNQFTGQTGSGAATARWSLAAVPIEVGTNYIRVAATNRPGNAAASDASSNTIYSAGWTNRSNGGTGWGGGWTLVGGASAGHYYATLPGSSNLNLASSAWGLWANNGGLSEARRPFAAPLGSGDVVRIGFENNWIETGKSTGLTLHNDEGHTLFEFYFGGGEATYRITDKTAGQGTAVGWTGNRLL, from the coding sequence ATGGGGCCGATCCCCTACGCGGATGCCGCCGGCACCGGATACACCTTCCGCGTGTGGGCGCCCAACGCGACCGCGGTCGGCATCAAAGGCGAGTTCACGGGCTGGGGCACGACGGCGCTGACCAGCGAGGGCGGCGGCCTGTGGTCCAGGGATATCAACGGGGCCCAGGCCGGAGACGAGTACAAGGTCAGAATCAACAACAGCTTTGACAAGCGCGATCCGCGCGCCCGCGTGGTGGTCAACTCCGTGGGCAATTCCATCCTCTACGATCCGGATGCGTTCGACTGGGGCTCGGGATCGTTCAGCACGCCGTACCGGAACGAGCTGGTGATTTACGAAATGCATCCCGGCACGTACAACGCGGAAGCCTGGGTGCCGAGCTCGTTCGACACGGTCATCGAGCGGCTGGACCATCTCCAGAATCTCGGCGTCAACGCGGTCGAAGTCATGCCGCCGTGCGAATTCCCGGGGGACAAGAGCTGGGGTTACAATTCGTCCGATCCCTTCACCGTGGAGAGCGCGCTGGGCGGGCCGGACGCGTTCAAGCGCTTTGTGAAGGCGTGCCACGAGCGCGGCATCGCGGTGCTGGTGGACGTCGTGCACAACCACTACGGGCCGTCCGATCTCGACCTGTGGACGTTCGACGGCTGGAGCCAGAACGGCCTGGGCGGCATCTACTTCTACAACGAGTACGCCAAGGCCAACACCTGGTGGGGCAATACCCGGCCGGACTTCGGGCGCAGCGAGGTGCAGGATTACATCCGCGACCAGATCTTCATGTGGCTCGAGGAGTACCGCGTGGACGGCTTCCGGTGGGACTCCGTCTTCAATATCGTCTATTACAACAACGGCGCGAACCACAATGCCGACGGCGAGGCGATGCTGCGGGACATCAACTGGGAGATGGGCCAGTCGTACCCGGGCAAGATCCGCATCGCCGAGGACCACGCCTTCGATTACAGCATGAACTTTGACAGCCAGTGGCACGTCGGGTTCCACGATGACCTGAAGTACCAGGTGACGCGGTCGAGCGACGCGGATCGCAGCATGAGCACCGTCGCTTCGCTCCTCAATGGCTGGCCCAGCCACAACCGCGTGATCTTCTCGGAGTCCCACGACACGGTGGGCGATCTGAACAGCAAGGTGCGCCTGCCGCGCGACATCGACGCGGGCAACCCGGACAGCATCTGGGCCCGGCGGCGCGCCCTGCTGGCGGCCGGGATCGTCATGACGGCGCCGGGCGTGCCGATGCTCTTCCAGGGCCAGGAGATGCACGAGACCTGGACGTTCAGCGCGGAGCAGTCGCTGCGCTGGAGCCTGACCAACACGTACTCGGGGATCGTCCGCGCCTACGGGGACATGATCCGCCTCCGGCGGAACCTCGCCGGGGCCACCGGCGGGCTGAAGGGCACCGGCATCAACGTCCATCACATCGACAACGCGAACAAGGTCATCGCCTACACGCGGTGGGACGCGGGCGGCGGGGCGGACGACGTGGTCGTGGTCGCGAACTTCTCGGTGAACAACTGGACCAACAACAGCTATTCCATCCAGTTCCCGTCCGCGGGCACGTGGTATTCGCACTTTAACGGCGACTCCACCAACTACCAGGCCGACTTCGGCCACATCGGGCCGGCCTCGGTGGTCGCCGCCGGCTCGCCGCCGACGGCGGCGGTGAACATGGGGATGTACAGCGTGCAGATCTTCTCGAAGGAGGAGCACGTCACGCCGGGGGAGGTTTCGTTCGACCCGGCCGCGCCCGGCGGCTGCGTGGAGGTGAAGATCACGTACGATCCCCTCGATCACCCGCTCAAGGACGCCGCGCAGGTAAACATCTACCTCGGCCGCAACGAGTGGCAGGACGTCGTGGACGTGCCGATGTCGAACCACGTCGGCGGCACGTGGGAGTATACGCACACGATCGCCCCGGGGACCTACCGGCTGGACCTGGCCTTCAACGACGGCGCGGGCACGTGGGACAACAACATCGGCGCAGACTGGCAGCTCTCGGTCAGCGGGTGCGGCGGCGGGACGCCCGCCGAGGTCACGGTGAGCCCGCCGGCGCCGCAGGGCTGCGTGCCGGTGACGATCACGTACCGGGAGAACGAGGGCCCGCTCACCAATGCCGCGAACGTCTACTTGTACATCGGGCACGACGGCTGGCTCGACGCGTCGAGCCCCGGGACGGCGATGACCGAGAGCCCGGCGGGGACCTGGACGGCCGCCTATTCCATCCCGGCCGGCGCGCGTCGTCTGAATTTCGTTTTCCATGACGGGGCGGGGACGTGGGACAACCACTACGACCAGAACTGGTCCGTGGCCGTGACCAACTGCTGGCCCGCGCCGCCCGGCATCGCTCTCACGAACCCCGTCGGCACGATCTCGGTCCCGCACGACACCAGCCAGTACACGCTTTCCGGGACGGCCACCGTGGCCACGGCCGGGTTCCTGGCCTGGAGCAACCAGTTCACCGGGCAGACCGGCAGCGGCGCCGCGACGGCGCGGTGGAGCCTGGCAGCGGTGCCGATCGAGGTCGGCACCAACTACATCCGGGTGGCGGCGACCAACCGGCCCGGCAACGCCGCGGCCTCGGACGCCTCGTCGAACACGATCTACTCGGCCGGGTGGACCAACCGCTCGAACGGCGGGACGGGCTGGGGCGGCGGGTGGACGCTGGTCGGCGGCGCCAGCGCGGGCCACTATTATGCCACGCTACCCGGCAGTTCCAACCTGAACCTGGCCTCGAGC
- a CDS encoding nitroreductase family protein — protein sequence MTFLELAAKRSSIRAYKPDPVPEELLAKVLEAGRIAPSAANKQPWHFIVLREESARQKLQQAYPRDWFGKAPAIIVVCTEPSRAWVRQDGKNYGAVDGAIAMDHMTLCAADLGLGTCWIGAFDPKRVRVALGLPEEIEPLAMTPLGFPEAAPRPKVRKEACEILHYERW from the coding sequence ATGACTTTTCTGGAACTGGCGGCGAAGAGGAGCAGCATCCGGGCCTATAAACCGGATCCCGTGCCGGAGGAACTGCTGGCGAAGGTGCTGGAGGCGGGGCGGATCGCGCCGTCCGCCGCGAACAAGCAGCCGTGGCATTTCATCGTCTTACGCGAGGAATCGGCCCGGCAGAAGCTGCAGCAGGCCTACCCGCGCGACTGGTTCGGAAAGGCGCCGGCGATCATCGTCGTCTGCACGGAACCAAGCCGGGCGTGGGTGCGGCAGGATGGGAAGAACTATGGGGCCGTGGACGGCGCGATCGCCATGGATCACATGACGTTGTGCGCGGCGGACCTTGGGTTGGGCACCTGCTGGATCGGCGCGTTCGATCCGAAGCGGGTACGGGTTGCGCTCGGACTGCCGGAGGAGATCGAGCCGCTGGCCATGACGCCGCTGGGTTTTCCCGAGGCGGCCCCGCGGCCGAAGGTACGCAAGGAAGCCTGTGAAATCCTGCATTACGAGCGGTGGTAA
- a CDS encoding glutamate-5-semialdehyde dehydrogenase: MSLHEEMLAMGDRALAASRALARLSSRRKNSMLEAMADEIEARREAIQAANARDMEAGRAAGLSNALLDRLLLNDARIDGMVKGLRNVVVLKDPVGARISRWIRPNGLVIQKIRVPIGVIAIIYESRPNVTADSAGLCIKTGNAVILRGGKEAVRSNAAIAAAMQEGGAKKGLPADAIQLVQTTDRDAVRELVQMEGRVDLAIPRGGEGLIRAVAEQARVPVIKHYKGVCHVYVDESADAEMALNIIENAKCQRPGVCNAIEKVLVHEKIAAAFLPRMAERLAARKVELRGDAAARAIVPAMKQAVESDWTEEYLDLILAVRVVADTKAAAAHINRYGSRHSDAIVAQAEAAQRLFAQEVDSATVYVNASTRFTDGAEFGMGAEIGISTDKLHARGPMGLEELTTYKYVILGSGQIRE; the protein is encoded by the coding sequence ATGAGCCTTCACGAGGAAATGCTGGCGATGGGCGACCGCGCGCTCGCGGCATCGCGCGCGCTGGCGCGGCTGTCTAGCCGCCGGAAGAATTCCATGCTCGAGGCCATGGCGGACGAGATCGAGGCCCGGCGCGAGGCGATCCAGGCGGCCAACGCCCGCGACATGGAGGCGGGCCGCGCGGCCGGCCTCTCGAACGCCCTGCTCGACCGCCTGCTGCTGAACGACGCGCGGATCGACGGCATGGTCAAGGGGCTGCGCAACGTCGTGGTGCTCAAGGACCCCGTCGGCGCGCGCATCAGCCGCTGGATACGCCCCAACGGGCTGGTGATCCAGAAAATCCGCGTGCCGATCGGCGTCATCGCGATCATCTACGAGTCGCGGCCCAACGTAACGGCCGACTCCGCCGGGCTGTGCATCAAGACGGGCAACGCCGTGATCCTGCGCGGCGGCAAGGAGGCCGTGCGCTCCAACGCGGCCATTGCCGCGGCGATGCAAGAGGGCGGCGCGAAGAAGGGGCTTCCCGCGGACGCGATCCAGCTGGTCCAGACCACGGATCGCGACGCGGTCCGGGAACTGGTGCAGATGGAGGGCCGCGTGGACCTCGCCATTCCCCGGGGCGGCGAGGGCCTGATCCGCGCCGTGGCCGAGCAGGCCCGCGTGCCCGTCATCAAGCACTACAAGGGTGTTTGCCACGTCTACGTGGATGAAAGCGCGGATGCCGAGATGGCGCTGAACATCATCGAGAACGCCAAGTGCCAGCGGCCCGGCGTCTGTAACGCGATTGAAAAAGTCCTGGTCCACGAGAAGATCGCGGCGGCGTTCCTGCCCCGGATGGCCGAGCGGCTGGCTGCGCGCAAGGTGGAGTTGCGGGGCGATGCCGCCGCGCGGGCGATCGTGCCCGCGATGAAGCAAGCCGTCGAATCGGACTGGACCGAGGAATATCTCGATCTGATCCTGGCCGTGCGCGTGGTCGCGGACACCAAGGCCGCGGCGGCCCACATCAACCGGTACGGCTCGCGCCATTCCGACGCGATCGTGGCGCAGGCCGAGGCCGCGCAGAGGCTTTTCGCGCAGGAGGTGGACTCCGCCACGGTGTACGTCAACGCGTCCACGCGCTTCACCGACGGCGCCGAGTTCGGCATGGGCGCCGAGATCGGCATCAGCACCGACAAGCTGCACGCGCGCGGGCCCATGGGGCTCGAAGAACTCACCACGTACAAGTACGTCATCCTCGGCAGCGGGCAGATCCGGGAGTAG